The stretch of DNA TAATTCGCGGAAACTCCCTGTTGCAAGGTAAGGGAGATGCGCCTTTGGGGAAAGCTAAGTCTTGAATTCCCAGTTCCACATCTCGCTGGCGAGTTTGCCATCATACATGAATTTAGATACCTTCCTCTCAGCGTCAGCCACCCGTTTGCTGTGCAGTGAAAGAAAGTTGTTTATCCTCTTTACCAGCTCGGCCTTACACTCACCGCACAGAAGCTTGCCGGTTTTGCACGCCCAGTACCTTTCTTCTAGCTTCTTATCATCCTCTTCAAAGAGTAGAGTGTACCAGTGAAAAACCGTGCAGACCTCGGGCGCGCCACCGAGCTTCCGTTGCTCCTCTACGGTGGCGCGCCCGCCGGTGAAAGCATTCATGATCTTCCTCTTTACAGCTTCTGGAGAGTCATTCAGCATTATAGCGGTTTCCGGTTCAGACGCGGACATCTTGCTCTCGGGTCCCGTGAGCCCCCACGCGAGCTTAGCCAGGATCTCGGAGGTTTTAAACCTATTTAACCGCGGCGCGATGTCGCGCTGGAGCCTGAAGTAGGGGTCCTGGTCGATGCCACAGGGTATCAGGGGGCGCTTCTTCTCAAAGAGCGTTGGTACTATTTGAAGAGCTGGGTAGAAAATCAGCCCTATGCTTGTCTCTCCGTCGAAGCCGAAGACCGCACGAGCCGTTGAAAAGTTTATGTGGCGTGCCACCAGGACTGCAGGCTTATACATTCTGCCTATGTACTCGGAGTCTCTGAATATGAAGGTCTTGTTCTCGTCGAAGCCTAGAGCTGCGATGTTCAGGATGTCCTGCTTCACGTAAGGCTCCACCTCCTCTAGCGATTCCACTTTCTTGGCGAGGAACTTCTCCTCGTCGGGTATCTCGATATATACGTTCACGTTGAACTTCTCCTGAAGCCATCTCGTCATGATAAAGGGGACGATGTGCGCTATGTGCATAGGTGCCTTACTCGGAGCTCGGCCAGTGTAGAGGAAGAACCCCCTCCCGCTCAAGTAATCCTCGAGTACTAGTCCGAGGTCGCGGTGCGCGAAGAAGAACCTTCTGCGAAGCAGAGGGTGAAGATCCCCGGTGATCTTTCTTATCTGCTCTAGGAGAGGCTCGCTTATCTTCTCAACACCGAACTCCTCCACAAGCTTATCGTAATCTATCTTACCTTTAGCCTCCCATGGGGTAACGCTGTAGTCCCCGTATGACATCTTCACGCAAATGGTATGCTGGATATTTATCTTCATCGACTCCAGTCGTTCATACCTAGTAGGCTTCCAGCGAGAGCACCTCTTTTCTGCCCCACCGGCCTCCATTAAAGTCGCTGTCATCCTTTACCGGCCTCGGAGTTGCTCTACATGGGCGGCGCACCGCCAGGATCTTCGAGCAGCCGCGCCCCGGCGGGTCCCATAAGGGATCACGGCAAGCAACGCAGGGCAGGGATTTTTGCGATCCAGGGCTGACCCAAGGGATAGGGTGTGAAAACAGCTTGTTTTATAAAGCGGGCCGGCCGGGATTCGAACCCGGGACCTACGGGTTAAGAGCTTCGACCCGGCGTTTAAGTCCGACCGCCGCTCTACCTAGCTGAGCTACCGGCCCCCGCCGTGCCTTAAGAGTCCTTAGGGTATTAATTTTTTTCTCTTGTCTTTAAAGGAGCCGGATTCGCCTTTGCACCGTGAAGCTTATTGGCTGAACCCCAGCTGTCATAAGCGCATATATAGTATCTTCTGAGGCGAGGTCAGCTAACCCTCTCAGACTTGTTATTACCGAGTTCGAGTAAACGGGCACTTCAGGCTCGTAGAGCGAAACCACCACCGGTATCATTCTGTACTCTCCCGGTTGTATGTCGTAGGCTAAGATGCCTGCTTCCAGCGCTTTGGACAAAACGCTGCACCTCTCGTGCTGGGCGTCCGCGGCTCTCCGTAGCATGCCTTCACGCAGGCGCTTCCACCGCTTGCAGTCGACGCAGAGCGACAGTCCCTTTTTAAATGCAAGCACGTCGACTTCGAACCTCCGACCCCTGAACTTAAACCTGACTGTCCTGTACGTACTGTAGCCCGCTTCGCGAAGCACGTAAGATACGAGCGCTTCTAAATCACTCCAACCCGAGTTCAGGGCCAGCGAAACCACGTCGTAGCCTGCCCGCCAGGCTTTAATCAGAAAGGCTTCAAGCGGCTCCCTGATAACCCCGTCCTCAACGTTCACGCGCAGATTCCTGAGAATCTCTTCGACGAACTCGCGATCGACTCCAGCCCCCTCAGAGATATCCGAGATTTTCACTAAACCATGCTGTGAAAGGTAACGCGCAAGAAAAGCGAGAACGACTTCCGCCCTCAGGCGAGCGCCCAAGAGTGTTTCACGCCTAAATTATTATTGAGGCCATTGGAGGTAGCTTAGGCCACCTCTCAGCTGCCTCCTTAGCCAGAGGCCCCCTTATCTCAGTCCCTTTCGGCTCCCCCTCGGGCGTTATGATCACGACAGCGTTATCCTCGAATGCTATCCACGTTCCGTCTGCTCTTCTGTAGGGCCTCCTCTGCCTGATAACTATAGCTCTCATGACCTGCTTTCTGAGCTCAGGCTTACCGGCACGAATTGAAACCGCAACGACATCGCCTACAGCTGCTCCCGGAATCCTCCTCCACACAGCCTTATAGTGAGGAACACCTATGACCTTTGCAAGCGTTGCACCGGAGTTATCCGCAACCTTTACGAGGCTCTCCATGAAAACGCCTGGGGTGAGGCCGAGCCTATAGGACACTCCAACCGTCTTAGGACCTCTCTTCGCCACTCATACCACCTCAGGCCTTACCGAGCACCACAAATGATATAGACTTCGCAAGCGGCCGCGTTTCACCTATTATCACTTCATCTCCAGGTTTAACGTCTATGCAGGGAGGCACTCGGACGTGCTTTTTCGTCCTGCGGCGCTCGTACCTCTTGTACTTCGGGTTGTAGTGAAGGTACTCGTGTACAACGACAGCTGCCCTGTTCATTTTCAAGTCCTCAACTCTGACCCTAAGCAGTTGTCCTCTGACCGAAAGGGTGCCATGCCAAGGGCAGAGGGGGTCATCGCACTTCTTCTCGGGAGGGTTTAGCCCCGGAATACCTACATG from Infirmifilum sp. NZ encodes:
- a CDS encoding tryptophan--tRNA ligase; its protein translation is MSYGDYSVTPWEAKGKIDYDKLVEEFGVEKISEPLLEQIRKITGDLHPLLRRRFFFAHRDLGLVLEDYLSGRGFFLYTGRAPSKAPMHIAHIVPFIMTRWLQEKFNVNVYIEIPDEEKFLAKKVESLEEVEPYVKQDILNIAALGFDENKTFIFRDSEYIGRMYKPAVLVARHINFSTARAVFGFDGETSIGLIFYPALQIVPTLFEKKRPLIPCGIDQDPYFRLQRDIAPRLNRFKTSEILAKLAWGLTGPESKMSASEPETAIMLNDSPEAVKRKIMNAFTGGRATVEEQRKLGGAPEVCTVFHWYTLLFEEDDKKLEERYWACKTGKLLCGECKAELVKRINNFLSLHSKRVADAERKVSKFMYDGKLASEMWNWEFKT
- a CDS encoding restriction endonuclease, yielding MKISDISEGAGVDREFVEEILRNLRVNVEDGVIREPLEAFLIKAWRAGYDVVSLALNSGWSDLEALVSYVLREAGYSTYRTVRFKFRGRRFEVDVLAFKKGLSLCVDCKRWKRLREGMLRRAADAQHERCSVLSKALEAGILAYDIQPGEYRMIPVVVSLYEPEVPVYSNSVITSLRGLADLASEDTIYALMTAGVQPISFTVQRRIRLL
- the rpl14p gene encoding 50S ribosomal protein L14 — encoded protein: MAKRGPKTVGVSYRLGLTPGVFMESLVKVADNSGATLAKVIGVPHYKAVWRRIPGAAVGDVVAVSIRAGKPELRKQVMRAIVIRQRRPYRRADGTWIAFEDNAVVIITPEGEPKGTEIRGPLAKEAAERWPKLPPMASIII
- a CDS encoding 30S ribosomal protein S17, coding for MAKRHVGIPGLNPPEKKCDDPLCPWHGTLSVRGQLLRVRVEDLKMNRAAVVVHEYLHYNPKYKRYERRRTKKHVRVPPCIDVKPGDEVIIGETRPLAKSISFVVLGKA